Genomic segment of Arthrobacter antioxidans:
GATGACCCGCCGGCTGCCGTAGGAGACGCCCAGGCCCGCGACGGTGAGCGTTGGCGGGACGGGGGAGTCGTTGAGGGGCACGAGCTTAGGTTAGGTTGTCCTAATGTGAAAGCGCAAGAAATAACGTCACATTGGCGTGTCCTAATGCTCGAGTTGCCCACTCCGGTGAAAGGTGGCCGGCGCTCGCCGAGAGTTCCGGGTCCGCGTTCCCGCCCGAGACGGCGGAAATGACCGCCGGAACGCGCTTCCAGCGGTCATTTCTGCCGTCCCGGCGCCAGGGAGTCGGCCGGATCAGCCCTCGGGCAGCGCGGCGAAGGCCTTCTTGGTGTCGTTGTACCAGCCCATGCCCTTGACCGGATTCTTCCAACGGCCCTTCATCGCGTCGTGGGCCGCCTGATGCTCCGTGTCACCGGCCGTGGTGGCGTCCTTCAGGTGCTGGTCCTGGGCCTTGATGACGTCGTCCGCGGAGTCGCCGTGGAGCGCCAGGTCGCAGGGGCCGCCGAGCTGTTTGCAGGTCATGGTCTTCATGGGAGTTCCCTTCCGCTGGTGCGGTGTGTGCAGGGCCGGCGTCTGCCGCCCCTGTACTGATGACGAGTCGGGCGCCGGAAATGTGACCGACGAACCTACTTCCGTTCCGAGGTGACGCGCCGGACGAGGGAGCCCAGGACATCCGGCCGGGCCCGGAACGTGATCGCGCTGACCACGCCGTCGGTGATCGTGAAGTCGAACGCCACCCGAGGCTCGCCGCGGAGGAACCACGCCGCGCCCGGTCGTCCGTCGACGAACACCGGGAAGGCGGTGGTGGCGGCCCCGTCGAACATGGCCGCCACCGTCTCGCGGCCCTCCAGCCTTGTCGGGGTGCCTGCGGCGATCGCCTCGGTATCGGCGCTGACGACGACGTCGGGCGCGAGCAGGTGCACCAGGCGGGCGAAGCTACCGCCCCGGGACGCAGCGAGGAACGCGTCCACGACCTCCCAGTCGGCCGGTGTGCCGTCCGGGGCGAGGGTCGAGACCCGGGACCGGGCCCTCGACGCCAGCTTGCGGGCGGCCTCCGGTGAGACCGTGAGGACGGTGGCGATGGTGCGGAAGTCCACACCGAAGGTGTCGTGCAGGATGAACGCCACCCGCTCGGACGGTGACAGGCGTTGCAGCACCACCTGGAGGGCGACGCCCACGCCGGCGGCCTCGATCAGTTGCTCGGCCGGATCGGTGACCGCATCTGTCGCAGGGTCGGGCATGGCGTCCGTGGGCTCCGGCACCCTGGAGCGCAGGCGGTCGAGGCAGAGGCGCGTCGTCACGACCGTCAGCCACGCCGGAACGTTCTCGATCTCGGTGTCGGTGGCGTTCAGGCGCAGCCAGGCCTGCTGCACCATGTCCTCACCCTCGGCCCGGTCATCGAGGACACCTGCCGCGATGCGCACCAGGCGCGGGCGTTCGGCTTCGAACTCTTCCGTCAGGTCCATGCGGACACCCTAGGACGGTCCTGTGCGGGGGCGGTAGGAGGACTCTGGTCGACCGTGGCCCGCGGGCGTACAGTCCGCCCATGGCACTTGATCCGGTTCAGACCAATCCCGAGCATTACCGCGTGATTTTCGAGAACGATCGCGTTCGCGTCCTCGAGTACACGGACGAGCCCGGCGATATCAGCACAGAGCATCACCATCCCGACAGTGTCATGATCACGGCCGGTTCGTTCCGGCGGCGGCTGCATGCCCACGGGAGGAGCATCGATGTGGAGCTCCCGGACGAGGCGGTCCGCTGGCTGCCCGCCCAGGACCACTACGGCGAGAACACGGGCACGACGCCGTCGCACGCCTTCTTCATCGAACTGAAGGAAGCGGATCCGAACCCCGTCACCGGTGGCCCGCATCTGGGTCCGGTCAAGCTCTGACCTACCCTGCGCCGATAGATACCAAGCAGGCTGATGATACGCGTAGGCTGGATGGACGACGTCGAACACCCCACCGTGGCGGTCCTACCCCGCACCCTTGCAGCGCGTCGCACGGCCAGCAGGATCCCATCGGAAGGACTCCCATGAGCACCCAGAACCACCAGCCCCAGCACGACGAGTCTGCCGATGAAGAGCTGTCGGAGTCCCTCGAAGGGCACGAGGATCTGTCGAAGGACGGCGACGACGACGAATCGCCCCTCGAGGAGATCGAGGACAGCCCGGTCCGCACCAAGAACAGCTAATCCGCTAGCCCGAATCACGGGGCGTCCGCTGCTGCGGGCGCCCCGTTTTGCTTCGCCCTTCGCGCTCGTGGCCGACCGGTCCTCGCCCGATCAGATTCACCCGGAGTGGGCGACGCGTCATCGCTCGAGAGTGGAGAGTCTGGGACGAAAAGATCGACGAGATCGGACCTCGGAATGATTCGTTTCTTGATACACATTCTGATCAATCTCGCGACGGCAGCGATCGGGCTGCTCCTCGCGGGCTGGATCGTTTCCGGTGTGGTGCTGCAGCCGACCGGTTTCGTTGTTGCTGTGATCGTCTTCGCCCTCGCCCAGGGTGTGCTCGGGCCGTTCGTGTTCAACGTCGCCCGGCAGTATGCGTCGGCCATCCTTGGAGGAATCGGGTTGGTCACCACGCTGATCGCTCTGGTGATCGCGTCATGGTTCGATGGCGGGCTCGAGATCAGTGGCTTCATGGCGTGGGTGGGCGCCACCCTCCTGGTCTGGATTGTGACTGCTCTTGGCGGGTGGATTCTGGGGTGGCTGTTCATCACCCGCCGTCTCGGAAAAGGAAAAGAAAGCAAGGTCGCCCAATAGCCAACCCGCACTACTGGCGTCCTCATGTTCTGGCGGTGCAGCGCGTCATCCGCGCCGTCGATCGACAGATCGCCCGGGACCCGGCGTGGTTCGATGCGTGTTGGGTGATCCGTGACCAGCGCGGGTGGCCGGCGGACAAGAAGCACCGCCGGCGGACCCGGGAACAGGCGTCGTGGGAGCACTACGCCGGTGTCCTCACCCTAGACAGGACCGAAGCCCTCGGCGCGCTGGGGGAGTAGGTGGGAACGCGGACGCGCTGTGGGCGCGGCGCCTCGAAGACGTGCGACAGTTCAAGGCCGACACCGGCCGGTTCCCGATCTACGACCGCGACCGGTACCCGGAGGAGACGGTCCTTGCCGGTTCGATGATGCTGGGCGGTCGTGAGGTGAACCGGTTGTTACCTGGTTTCGCGGATGTCGGGGAGCGAGGCGACGGTGATGGATGAAGGGCTTCGGTCGTTGAGCGCTGTCAGGCGCACGTGCGCCAGATAGTCGACGTGAGCGGTGAAGGCTTGTGCTGCTGCATCTGGGTCGCCGGCCTCGATGGCCTGATACAGCGCGTAGTGCTGTTCAGTGACGGTTGACCGGTCGAGTTGATCGACGAAGACACTATTCGTTGCCGGGCGGCTCAAGTGGACGGCGGTCATGGCGAGCTCGAGGATCTTGTTCTTGGCTGCACGACAGATGGCCGTGTGAAATTCGAGATCCAGGTCGAGCCAGTCCGCGATGTCCATCGAATAGTCGCGGGATCGCTCGACGGGCCGCAGGATCGCCTCGAGGTCCTCTGTCGTCCGTCTGCGGGCAGCCAGATCCACGCACTGGAGTTCGAGGATCGCGCGCGCCTCGTCGACGTCCTGCACGGTAACGTTTCCTGCCCTGAACCACAGCCGGATCGCATCTCCGAGTTGTATGGCCACCTCGTCCGCGTCCGGAAGGGAGACGAACGTGCCGCCGTTACTGCCTCGGGCGGTTGTCACCATGCCGGTGGCTGATAGAAGTTTCAAGCCTTCCCGGGCCGTTGACCTGGCCACATCGAAGGCCGCGGCGAGTTCCTGTTCGCTGGGAAGTCGCTCCCCGGGACTCCACGTTCCCAGGGAAATCGCTTCTCTGAGTTGACGCGCGATCTGACCGGACGCGTCCCGACGTTCAAGCGGGGTCGGCGCAAAATCACTCACAATGTTCTCCATCCAAAGTCTTCCGGCCAGCATACCCACCGTGTAATACTTCCAATGTCAGACATTAGTTCTTGGCTGCTTGTTCCTCGTCAAAGGAGACACTCATGGAGACCATCGACAGCAAGCTCGACCTCACGATCGAGAGTGCGAGTATCGCCGAGTTACAGGCCGCCATGCGGGCTGGGAAGCTCACCGCAGTGCAGCTCGTGGATTTCTATCTGGACCGCGTGGCGCGTTTCGACACCGCGGGTCCGGCGCTGAATTCCATTGTCACGCTCGCCTCCGATGCCCGCGACCAGGCTGCCGAACGGGATGCGCAGCGCACCAGTAACCCCGATGGTGTCGGGCCGCTGCATGGCATCCCGATCCTGGTGAAGGACTGCCTGGAGACGGCGGATATGCCCACCTCCTTCGGATCCGAAGTCTTCGCCGACTACCAGCCCAGCGAAGACGCCACCGTCATTCGCAAACTGCGCGAAGCCGGCGCGATCATCCTGGGCAAGACCACGCTGCCCGACTGGGCAACATCCTGGTTCACCTATTCCTCGCGCAGCGGTCTCACCAAGAACCCCTACGATCTCAGCCGTGACCCCGGTGGATCCTCCGCCGGGACGGGGGCGTCGATCGCGGCGGCACTGGCAACGATCGGACTCGGCACGGACTGCGGAGGATCGGTGCGCGTTCCCTCGTCCTTCTGCAACCTCGTCGGTGTCCGTTCCACCCCAGGGCTCATCAGCCGCAAGGGGTGCAACCCGCTCGTGAGCGTGCAGGACACGATCGGGCCGATGGGTCGAAGTGTCGCCGACGTCGCCCGCGTCTTCGACGTCATCACCGGATTCGACCCTGACGACGAGCTCACCTACGCCGCCGAGATCACCCCCGCCCAGCAGTCGTACCTTTCGGCGCTGGTACCCGATGCGATTGTCGGCGCACGCATCGGCGTCGTCCGGAACGCCTTCGGTTCCGATGACGACAAGTACGCGGCCCCGGTCAACGAGGTCATGCGGGCCGCGCTGGACCAACTGACTGCGGCGGGTGCGATCCTGGTGGACGTCGAGATTCCGGACCTGCAGGACTGGAATGCCCGAACCTCGATGTACACGATCAAGTCGAAGTTCGACATCGACAAGTTCCTTGCCGCCATGCCGGATGCTCCCATGCACTCCGTGTCCGAGATCATCGAATCGAAGCGGTACCACCCGAAGCTCGACCTCCTCGAGGCTCTCAGCGAGGGCCCGGACGATCCCTTCTCGGATCTGTCGTTCTACGCGGCGTACCTGGCACGCGAGGCGTACATGAAGACGGTGGTGAACCTGATGGGAGCGAGCGATCTCCTCGCGCTGGTGTACCCCACCGTGCAGGTCGTGCCACCGACCCGGGAAGAGTGCGATTCGTCGCAGTGGAACACCCTGAACTTCCCGACGAACACGTTGATCGGTTCGCAGACGTGGATGCCGTCGATGACGATCCCCGCGGGACTCACCGAGACAGGATTGCCGGTCGGGATGGAGATCCTGGCGCGACCCTACAACGAGCGCACCCTGTTCCAGGTTGGATACGGCTTCGAGCAGGTCGCCAGTCACCGGCATCTCCCGGACTCCGTCGCGCACTAGCCACACCACGCGACACCATGAGCGCGCGTCGCGGGACCGGGCCCCCACCGGTCCCGCGGCGCGACCCCGGACACCACGGGCGCGCCGAGACGCAAACGCGGGCCACGCCGCATCGAAGCAGCGAATGGACCCTTGATGATCACGCTCAACGCCGACATGGGCGAAGCCCTGGGTATTCACTCCTTCGGCAATGATCCGGCGTTGCTGCCGCTGGTCGACACCATCAACGTGGCCTGCGGGTTTCACTCCGGGGACCCATCCACCATGCGGCAGACCATTGAAGCCGCTCTCGAGCACGGTGTCACGGTCGGCGCTCACCCTGGCCTGCCTGACCTCGTTGGCTTCGGCCGCCGCGAGATGAAGCTCGACAAGAGTGAGGTCCGGGACCTGGTGCGGTACCAGGTCGGCGCGCTGGTCGGGTTCCTCGACGCGGCCGGTGCACCACTGAACCACATCAAACCCCACGGCGCCCTCTACGGGATGCTGGCCCGTGACGAGGACCTGATGGACGCCCTCTGCGACGTGGCACTCCACTACGGCGTCCCAGTCCTGGGACTGCCAGGGACAGCGCACGAGCGAACAGCCAACCGCCGCAACGTGCCATTTGTTGCCGAGTTCTACGCGGACCTCAGGTACGGGGACGACGGGATAGTCGTCGTGGAACGCCACGGCAAGCAACGCACCCCGGCCGAACTCGCCGAGAGGCTTCGTGCCGCCATCACCACAGGATCTGTTACGACAACAACGGGCAACGAAGTGCCGGCCCGCGTGGAGTCAGTGTGCATCCACTCCGACCTGCCCGCCGCACCCTCCAACGCCCGTATTGCCCGCGACGTCATCAACGAAAACCCACACGCTCGGCCATAGGGCTGCCGTATCACCTACGGGTACAAAGACTGCGTGTTTGCTTCCGGTGCCACTGTTGAGATGCGCACGCGCACAGCAGCCTCCGTGCGGACTGCTCAACGTAGATCGGGGTGGCCTTGATTGTGTCCCGCAGGTTGACGCATACGGGTGACGTAGACCAATCGAGGAGAGACCTCCCAAGAACTGGCTGCCCGCACTTGATTGTGTAGCCCTAGTAGGCGGTATATGGCACATGAAAGATGCTCTGTCCGTCAAACTGACGGCATAGTGCCTTTGAAGCCCTTGCTGCTCAAAGACACATCCCCCGGTGCCTCCACCGGTGAAATTGATGCCGCTGCGGTGGTGATGGGCTTGACCGTGTGACGGAAGTTGCTTCAAAGTCAGGGTCAGAGCGGACAAGCATGATTGGTGCTGCCGAGCTGGCCGTCCTTGATTGTGTCTACGAGGTTGGTATTTCTGTCAGTAGGACTTCCTTGTTCCGTCGAATACCGCGGAGCCTTTATGGGACTCTTTCTGCCTCTTCTGGCCTCGGGTCGACTGGGTGTGCTCGAGGGGCTTGCTCGTGTAACGGAGGTTCACGAGAATTGATTCCTAAGGGGCTGAAGGGGATGTTCCATTGCTTGACGGACCAGCGGTGTCCTCGTTTGCCTGGTCGTTCTGGAGGCGGATTGGCTTGTGTCCGGGAAGTTGGCGGATAATTGATTCATCGGCAGCATTCGCTGTCTAGGGCGACTACCTTTGCCTCGATCGGCGCAGGGGCCCGTCGCTCTTGATTGTGTCCCGCTAGTAGGGCGCATATATTCCTTAGAACGTGCGTAGCCTGTCAGATACCGCAGGGCCCCTTCGGGGGTCCTTTTTTTGTACCCAAAATCAGGAAGGAACCATCATGACCATCGTCCTCACCTCCACCACCAGCCGTGCGCCCCGCAGGATCACGACCTCCCCCGCGCCAGGACATGGGACCAGTGCCCGCTACAGGCGGCCGTGGGAGATCGCCATGGACACGGTGGCAGCACTACTGTCTGACCCCCGGGCGCGATTGTCCTCACCGCAGGCCATCACCGTTCTGCGGCAGCAGATCCACCGGGTCGAAGGCACGGTGGATGTCTCGGATGTCCGCTCCTGCCTCACGGATACCTGGCAGGCCCTGCTCGTGTTGGCTGAGGCGGGGGAGAGGGACGATGAGCTGCTGATCGCCGGGCGGCGGCTGGTTGTGGTGCTGGCGGAAATGCTATGCAGCCCCATCCAGATGCCCCTTCGTCACCGGCAGTGCTACTGGGAGCTCCTGCAGGGTCACCTGCGGATGCTCAGCCGCACGACCGACCACGAGGCGTCGCTGCAGCGCATCGACCGCCGGTTCCCACGGTGGATGGACAGCCTCAACACGGTCGTGTGGTGCGGAAGGATCCGCCCGGTGGCCGCTCCATCGAGGCTTCTGAGCCGTAACGTGCGCCGCAGCGCCGACGAGGAACTCAACCACGCCGGGCGCCGCGCCACCT
This window contains:
- a CDS encoding sigma-70 family RNA polymerase sigma factor; translated protein: MDLTEEFEAERPRLVRIAAGVLDDRAEGEDMVQQAWLRLNATDTEIENVPAWLTVVTTRLCLDRLRSRVPEPTDAMPDPATDAVTDPAEQLIEAAGVGVALQVVLQRLSPSERVAFILHDTFGVDFRTIATVLTVSPEAARKLASRARSRVSTLAPDGTPADWEVVDAFLAASRGGSFARLVHLLAPDVVVSADTEAIAAGTPTRLEGRETVAAMFDGAATTAFPVFVDGRPGAAWFLRGEPRVAFDFTITDGVVSAITFRARPDVLGSLVRRVTSERK
- a CDS encoding cytoplasmic protein; this translates as MALDPVQTNPEHYRVIFENDRVRVLEYTDEPGDISTEHHHPDSVMITAGSFRRRLHAHGRSIDVELPDEAVRWLPAQDHYGENTGTTPSHAFFIELKEADPNPVTGGPHLGPVKL
- a CDS encoding phage holin family protein, which encodes MIRFLIHILINLATAAIGLLLAGWIVSGVVLQPTGFVVAVIVFALAQGVLGPFVFNVARQYASAILGGIGLVTTLIALVIASWFDGGLEISGFMAWVGATLLVWIVTALGGWILGWLFITRRLGKGKESKVAQ
- a CDS encoding FadR/GntR family transcriptional regulator — encoded protein: MSDFAPTPLERRDASGQIARQLREAISLGTWSPGERLPSEQELAAAFDVARSTAREGLKLLSATGMVTTARGSNGGTFVSLPDADEVAIQLGDAIRLWFRAGNVTVQDVDEARAILELQCVDLAARRRTTEDLEAILRPVERSRDYSMDIADWLDLDLEFHTAICRAAKNKILELAMTAVHLSRPATNSVFVDQLDRSTVTEQHYALYQAIEAGDPDAAAQAFTAHVDYLAHVRLTALNDRSPSSITVASLPDIRETR
- a CDS encoding amidase, which translates into the protein METIDSKLDLTIESASIAELQAAMRAGKLTAVQLVDFYLDRVARFDTAGPALNSIVTLASDARDQAAERDAQRTSNPDGVGPLHGIPILVKDCLETADMPTSFGSEVFADYQPSEDATVIRKLREAGAIILGKTTLPDWATSWFTYSSRSGLTKNPYDLSRDPGGSSAGTGASIAAALATIGLGTDCGGSVRVPSSFCNLVGVRSTPGLISRKGCNPLVSVQDTIGPMGRSVADVARVFDVITGFDPDDELTYAAEITPAQQSYLSALVPDAIVGARIGVVRNAFGSDDDKYAAPVNEVMRAALDQLTAAGAILVDVEIPDLQDWNARTSMYTIKSKFDIDKFLAAMPDAPMHSVSEIIESKRYHPKLDLLEALSEGPDDPFSDLSFYAAYLAREAYMKTVVNLMGASDLLALVYPTVQVVPPTREECDSSQWNTLNFPTNTLIGSQTWMPSMTIPAGLTETGLPVGMEILARPYNERTLFQVGYGFEQVASHRHLPDSVAH
- the pxpA gene encoding 5-oxoprolinase subunit PxpA translates to MITLNADMGEALGIHSFGNDPALLPLVDTINVACGFHSGDPSTMRQTIEAALEHGVTVGAHPGLPDLVGFGRREMKLDKSEVRDLVRYQVGALVGFLDAAGAPLNHIKPHGALYGMLARDEDLMDALCDVALHYGVPVLGLPGTAHERTANRRNVPFVAEFYADLRYGDDGIVVVERHGKQRTPAELAERLRAAITTGSVTTTTGNEVPARVESVCIHSDLPAAPSNARIARDVINENPHARP